Genomic segment of Paenibacillus sp. FSL R5-0912:
AATTGCTACTTCCTTTGTAGTTAAAATGGTATTCCCCCAGGTAGGGTCAGAAATCACTATATTTCCTTCTAAATTTACACCGTTCTCACCAATGAGTTCTTTTACATGGTAAGGTTGAACATTGGCAGTTGGTGAAGTTACTTCTAATGAATATGCTCCCTTTTCTAGGCCATTGCCATTATAAGAAAAAGAACTACTTGTAAATGATCCATTAAGAACTATGGCTTTCTCTTGAGCAGAATAGTTATTCGAAGTATTCTTTAGAGTTAGCATTAACTCCATTCCACTTGGCAGGTTGGTTTTTCCACTAACAGTTACGGTATTTTCTGGGCTAATATCTGTTGAGATATCTAATTTAACATCAATTGTAGATGCTTTAGTACTCATATCATTTGTTACCAAAACATTTTCAGACTTATTAGTTAATGCAACTTCTGATGTCTGATTTGAATTTGAACAGCCAGCCAGTAAACAAAACACTATTGATGAAATTAATATTATTCCACACTTATTCATTTGCCCATCCCCCAATATATTTTACCTAAATTCTACCATCAGATAAGTTGATAGGTCTATAGGATTAGGAAATTATATGGATAGTGGTCTGAAAGTAGGTAGGAGGGCAAAATAAAAAGCACTCAGGGGAGAGTGCTTTAAATATGATGAAATCTAGAAAATCCCAAGTAAATCGACATTGTAATATGCATTGTATAAATACAAGATAAAAACACATGAAGCAGAATTTTCAATTAATAAAATTATAACGCCTAGAAATGCAGGGAATTCTTTGTTGATTTTAACTGGTTTCCTTTGGAATATATAAACAACATTCCCTACTATGCTTATGATCTGTAATAATACATCTACTAATACGAACTTAACGACGCCAATTGCGAGAATTAAAGAGTAGGGAATGGCTAAAATAAAACCAAAAGTTCTCCAGTTTAAACCATTAATTATATACGCAATAACTAAAGCGGCGATCCCATAGAAAATAATATTTCTTATGGCATCTTTCAATACCTTTGACAATACTGATTTTGGATTATTCAAATCAACATTTTTGAATATTACTGGTTCCATATCCATTCTCCTTAATCAAATATTTCGTTTAGTCTTTGGAATGTTTTCTTGAAATGAAATTGATAATGAACACCAGATAGACTATAAGAAAAATAAAGTAGGAGTAAATTGCAAATGATCCTTCTGTCTTATTTAAGTAACTTAATATCTCATGAATAACTAGAATAAAAGAGGACATAGTTATAACGAACAAAAAAACACTTAGAATTTTAATATTAAATGGCGTTGTATCTTTTTCAAAACCTGTACGTATTATGTAGGTATTTTTGATGGCAATTCTTTTCAATAAGTATAATGACATAACAGATATGCATAAATAGAGGACAATCAATCTATCCACCCTTTCGTTAGTTGTAAATACACTATTCGACAGGAGGGGATATTTCCCTTTTTTTATTTTTTTATTCCAATGTGTAAATCCATACGATGCAGGACTCATTTCCAGTTTTGAGGTATCTGAACCAATTTTAAAGCCGATTCAGCACCGTGTCATATGCACAATAGTACAAATCAGCGTCCAAAATCATCGAATTGGATAAATTTAGTCGATAAATAGACCACTAACTAGACCAGTTAGCGGTTTGAATAGCATACAACTATACTTATATGCTATCTAGGGCTGATTTCATCATATATCACTCATAATTGGTAATTAATAGTAAAATTTGATTAAAAATTGAACGAAAATTTGATTAAAAAATTAGCCAAATGACACCATATATATAATAATAGTAGGGAGTTGCAGATTCGCAACTCCTTTAATTGATATATAACGTGTGCGCGAATCACTATTGTTCCACGGGAAATGTTCCACGCTATATCTACTCTTTTATATGATTGCCACCACATCTTTACTAACTATTAGTTGGTCACTGTTTTATTATCACCATTATTACTCATATCATTATTAACACGCTCAGTACTTAATCTTTCTAATTCGCTGTTTATATCCGTGGTGTACGGTGAATGTCCCAATACAGATTCCACACTGATAGCACTCATCTCTCTCAACTTACTGAGATTATCAATGATATCCTTCTCAGATTGTGGCATAGCATATTGGAATACAATATCCAATGTATCCCATTCTTCATCTGTAAATACAATCCCTTGCAACTCAAGCAAGCGTCTAACCTTGTTATAGCGCATCTTCATACTGTCCTTTATGTACTTCTCACTAATCATGGCTTTAAGGTTACTCAATGAGAACAGAAGTTTGATACTTACTTCTGAAAGATTGGAAATGTCTGTCTTACCCAATACGATACCAGGCGTTGAACTGACATCAAGTAAACTGGTCATAAGATGTTTATACAATGTCTCAAACGCTTGATGATCAAACTTATTCTGGACAAATTGGAACTCTGCATCTGAATCCAACACAAGACCAGCGCCAACTATTGATGTAGGGAGTTTATCTCCTGTAAGTTGTTGCCCTTTTAGTACCGGGATACCTGTAATGTATTTGTAGAAAGCATCTACACTTCGACTTATCAGATCCTCAAGTGAATCTAATATAGTCTTGTAATCTTCCAAATCACTCCGACCATATACATCATCAATAGGATTATCATTTCTATATAGAACAGGCAATCCAGTCAAATTGTCAAATGTTCCACGACTTTGTAATGTTCCACCACTATTACTATACTTTTCAACACGGTCAGGATAGTAGACATTGTAAAATGTAACATTGTTAATCGTATAGGCTTCAACAAATGCCACATAATCATTATCTGCTGTTACAACTGGATAGGAATCTGCTACATCTATCAATTTACTTGTAATCTTACCATCCTTAACATAAACATATTCATAAGCATTACCGTAACGATTTACACTATGTACTAAATCAAAATCTAGTTTATCATAACCATTTTTATAAACAGTTTTAATCGCTTCTACAACCTTCTCATTGCCCGTTAGAGTGACTTTGTTACCAATAAGATATGCAGTCCCAAACTCAAGCAGCCGTCTTCCCATCTGAAGCACAATGCGTCTAGGAACAAACTCTTTCCCGTTAAACATCTCACTTGGTCTAGTGTTAATTAAATGTTTGCCAGATATGTACTCTTTAATATCGAGTAGATTCATAATTCTCATTTGGTTGTTAACTTCTTCTACATATTCAACAAACCAATTGTTACTGTAACCAAAATCATTTATAAAGTCATTGATTGTACCCATGTGTACACGCTCCTTATATTATACGTACCATTTGTTATTTTTCATTGCTTGAACACAGAGAGAATGGCTGATAATGAGATCATCATGTAAACCAGCACCTTTTTTGTTGCCCATTTTACCGTTATTCTCAACAAATATTGTCATCTGCTGCAATGTATCCTTGTCTTCAATAAGAATTATTCCCTTTTCGAAATTTTCTTTAAAATCTGAAATTAGTATACTTTTGCTCGATTCAGAGGTGAGCCAACCTAGAGCAAACTTTTTATTACCCTTTTGATCGAATGTTTTGTGTTTATATAGATTCATATAATGATAATCTTCACGAAGCCGTTGCAAACAAGGAAGACCATAGGAATTTTTCTCCACAGCAAGGAACGAATAATTATAGAACCGACCACATATATTCAGAAATTCTGCAAACTCATATACGCTAATTTTATTACTGGCAAATGCTAATACTTGCTTTCCCTCGGAATCCATAAGTGAGAGCGAAGATGAGTCCCCAAGCGCCCCGCTCGCGACATCTGAACCTCCATAATATTTAACATTGCTACGAGGAAGGTGATAAATATTCAATCCTTTACCGATATATTTAAGTAGTTGTTCAGGTAATTCAGTTTTCAATTCATCCTTAGACATAGGAGGGAGGACGTTTTCTAAACGCTCTAAAATCTTGCCTTGATCAAAAACATTCCTGCCGCTCGTACGGAATGACTCTTCGGGCGTACTAGGGAACTCTGTCATAAAATCAACCGCTGACATACTAGATAGTTTCCATTTTTTCCACATTATCATTCGGAGATTTCCACCTGCATCATATATCCGCTTTTCATCCTCAGTTAAATCTTTTGCTGTTAAACGTTGACCTTTATTATTTAATTTGTACCATTCCTCAGCAATATTATGTTCATAGCGGAATTGTTCGATATAGGCTTTACTTGTCCATGAAAAAAAGAATGCTTTATAGTTAGTTTGACCTTTCCATGAACGCATGAAGAGGTCATAATAGAAATTCATTCCGTTCGAAGTGGATTCAATCACGATCTTACTGTCCGGATTCTTCGCTAGACTCTGGGTAACACTTGTCAACAGTTTAGATTGATTAACATCATAAAACGCCAGTTCTGAACACAAAACAAATTGGTATGTTGACCCTCGTCCCAGATTGACACTTGGAGGGCTGACCTGAATACGACTCCCATTAGACAACACTAATTCATCTCGATTATCTCTAACCGTATCAGGGAATTTGTATTTTGGCCGAGGTAAATTGTCGTTCATTAATTTTAGTCTTCCAAATAGTACGCTAACTTGTTTATTGTCTTGAGACACAATCATATAACTGGAGTTGGGTCTTAATAATGCCTGATGCAAACAGATCGCTAGACTGGTTGTTGATAGCCCGATTTGACGTGCCTTGCTTACGATATTAAATTTGCCCATGTTATCCACGAAATCATTTTGTTCATTATTCAAAATGAATGGAATCAAATTACCTTCATTGTCTACAATTTTAACGAAGTTCTTAGCGAATAATTTGAAATCTTCCATAACCAAATCAAACTTACTTTTCTTCTTTACTGTTTCAACAGCCATATATTTTCCTTTCCAGAACGCAAAAAAGGACTCAGTAAAATTACCGAGTCCGCTTCATACATTCTTATGTATTTTTATTCTTCTTTCTCTTTATTCTTCAGCACAAGGATAATATCTTTCACCTTCTGAGGTAGTGGGATACCTAATTTACCGCCATTTTCGGTAATCGAAGTAAACTCAATCAAACAAAATGCTCCTGAAACACCATCAGTCACAATACCATTACCTTTGAGTACAGCAACTTCAATTAGATAAACGGCTCCGATCAAGAGAACAACATATACTTTCCTGATTAGCCCTAACGTTCCTATTCGACTATTAATATTCTTTTGATAAACTCCAACCATGAATCCAGTTATGAAATCCAACATCATGAGTCCCAGGAGTACAGTAAAAACTAAACCAAATCCTCCAACCATCCATGACACGATTCCTGTCACGGCTCCAATTGCCAATTTAACTACAACATCAACACGTTCCAATTTGACACCTCCTTTCAGATTGCTTGATTAACATTATGTTCATCAAGCAACTCTACATTTCCAAATCGTCTTCTTCATCATCTTTGCCGCTTGCTGAAAAGAATTTCTCTGCTTCCTTATTGTGCAAATTAATCTCCTTCATCAGTTTCAACATCATTTCAATATCTTTAGGATTAGGATCAGACTCAACTTTCTTCTTCAGATTCTCGTAGATAGTCAACAAATCGTTTGCCTGTTTAGCCGCTAACACAATTGAAACGATATGTTTATACTCTGGGCTTCGCTCCCAACGGTAATATGTTCCCATGCCTTTCAAATCAACCTGTTTCAAGAATTCTTCCTCAGTCATATTCCGCTCATTTTGCATCCAGATATTGAATTTGTACTTTATGTATAGTTGCTTTTTGTATGGCAACTTCTTTAACACATCATAAATGGTCATAGCCATGTCTTAACCTCCCACGCAAATATG
This window contains:
- a CDS encoding phage portal protein produces the protein MGTINDFINDFGYSNNWFVEYVEEVNNQMRIMNLLDIKEYISGKHLINTRPSEMFNGKEFVPRRIVLQMGRRLLEFGTAYLIGNKVTLTGNEKVVEAIKTVYKNGYDKLDFDLVHSVNRYGNAYEYVYVKDGKITSKLIDVADSYPVVTADNDYVAFVEAYTINNVTFYNVYYPDRVEKYSNSGGTLQSRGTFDNLTGLPVLYRNDNPIDDVYGRSDLEDYKTILDSLEDLISRSVDAFYKYITGIPVLKGQQLTGDKLPTSIVGAGLVLDSDAEFQFVQNKFDHQAFETLYKHLMTSLLDVSSTPGIVLGKTDISNLSEVSIKLLFSLSNLKAMISEKYIKDSMKMRYNKVRRLLELQGIVFTDEEWDTLDIVFQYAMPQSEKDIIDNLSKLREMSAISVESVLGHSPYTTDINSELERLSTERVNNDMSNNGDNKTVTN
- a CDS encoding phage holin family protein is translated as MERVDVVVKLAIGAVTGIVSWMVGGFGLVFTVLLGLMMLDFITGFMVGVYQKNINSRIGTLGLIRKVYVVLLIGAVYLIEVAVLKGNGIVTDGVSGAFCLIEFTSITENGGKLGIPLPQKVKDIILVLKNKEKEE
- a CDS encoding DNA packaging protein gives rise to the protein MAVETVKKKSKFDLVMEDFKLFAKNFVKIVDNEGNLIPFILNNEQNDFVDNMGKFNIVSKARQIGLSTTSLAICLHQALLRPNSSYMIVSQDNKQVSVLFGRLKLMNDNLPRPKYKFPDTVRDNRDELVLSNGSRIQVSPPSVNLGRGSTYQFVLCSELAFYDVNQSKLLTSVTQSLAKNPDSKIVIESTSNGMNFYYDLFMRSWKGQTNYKAFFFSWTSKAYIEQFRYEHNIAEEWYKLNNKGQRLTAKDLTEDEKRIYDAGGNLRMIMWKKWKLSSMSAVDFMTEFPSTPEESFRTSGRNVFDQGKILERLENVLPPMSKDELKTELPEQLLKYIGKGLNIYHLPRSNVKYYGGSDVASGALGDSSSLSLMDSEGKQVLAFASNKISVYEFAEFLNICGRFYNYSFLAVEKNSYGLPCLQRLREDYHYMNLYKHKTFDQKGNKKFALGWLTSESSKSILISDFKENFEKGIILIEDKDTLQQMTIFVENNGKMGNKKGAGLHDDLIISHSLCVQAMKNNKWYV